In uncultured Ilyobacter sp., a genomic segment contains:
- a CDS encoding iron-containing alcohol dehydrogenase: MQRFTIPRDLYFGEDSLSHLKNINGTKALIVIGSERLINDGTVPSAVEYLKEAGIESELFVGIENDPSVATVMKGVEAMNKFKPDTIIGIGGGSPIDAAKAMWIFYEHPTFTFEEAAKPFNLPELRNKAKFIAVPTTSGTATEVTSFAVITDNETNIKYPIADYNITPDVAIVDTNLVQTMPKVLVANTGMDALTHALEAYVSKARNPFTDALAMKSIEMISETLINSYNGEDSARKDMHIAQNLAGMAFSNAILGIVHSMAHKTGKVLNIDHGLANAIYLSYAVEFNAKDEIGKAQYAHAAKTIGLAGNNETELVESLVNLIKELREQMDMPHSLKEFGVEEEFFLANLDEIARTSVGDPCTGTNPREISVEEMKNLFKAVYYGEKVTF, from the coding sequence ATGCAAAGATTTACAATACCAAGAGATCTATATTTCGGAGAGGACTCGCTATCTCATTTAAAAAATATCAATGGAACTAAGGCTCTTATCGTTATCGGTTCAGAGAGATTAATAAACGATGGAACAGTACCTAGTGCTGTTGAATATTTAAAAGAAGCTGGAATAGAAAGTGAACTATTCGTAGGAATAGAAAATGACCCTTCAGTAGCTACTGTTATGAAAGGTGTAGAAGCTATGAATAAATTTAAGCCTGATACAATAATAGGAATAGGTGGAGGATCACCGATAGATGCGGCCAAAGCTATGTGGATCTTCTATGAGCACCCAACATTCACATTTGAAGAAGCTGCAAAACCATTTAACTTACCAGAATTAAGAAACAAGGCTAAATTTATAGCAGTTCCGACAACAAGTGGTACCGCTACAGAAGTTACATCATTTGCTGTAATCACAGACAATGAAACTAATATCAAATATCCAATCGCAGACTACAACATCACTCCAGATGTAGCTATTGTAGATACAAACTTAGTACAAACAATGCCTAAGGTATTAGTTGCAAACACAGGAATGGATGCATTAACTCATGCACTAGAAGCATATGTTTCAAAGGCAAGAAATCCATTTACAGATGCACTAGCTATGAAATCTATCGAGATGATCTCAGAGACTTTAATCAACTCTTATAACGGTGAAGACTCTGCGAGAAAAGATATGCATATCGCACAAAACTTAGCAGGAATGGCATTCTCAAATGCAATCCTTGGAATAGTTCATTCAATGGCTCATAAGACAGGAAAAGTTTTAAATATTGATCATGGATTAGCCAATGCAATCTACCTTTCATATGCTGTCGAATTCAATGCAAAAGATGAAATCGGAAAAGCACAATATGCTCATGCCGCTAAAACAATAGGTTTAGCCGGAAATAACGAAACTGAATTAGTTGAATCATTAGTAAACTTAATTAAAGAATTAAGAGAACAAATGGATATGCCTCATTCATTAAAAGAATTTGGAGTAGAAGAGGAGTTCTTCTTGGCTAACTTAGATGAGATCGCAAGAACATCTGTAGGAGACCCATGTACAGGAACAAATCCAAGAGAAATATCTGTAGAAGAGATGAAAAACTTATTTAAAGCTGTTTATTATGGTGAAAAAGTGACATTTTAA
- a CDS encoding MarR family transcriptional regulator produces MVKIRTDIVIGLVANIREKSAQFINGELKRLGVEGINSSHGTILSALYDNDGQMTMNEIAKYIARRKSSVTDMVKKLEKLGYVERKQDELDARVINVTLSPKGIEFRKTFLKISKALLEKAYGGFEEEEKEILVKYLGKVRKNFQDI; encoded by the coding sequence GTGGTCAAAATAAGGACAGATATAGTTATTGGATTAGTTGCAAATATAAGGGAAAAAAGTGCCCAGTTTATCAATGGGGAGCTCAAAAGATTAGGTGTAGAAGGGATAAACTCTAGTCATGGGACTATTTTGTCTGCTCTTTATGACAATGACGGACAGATGACAATGAATGAGATAGCAAAATATATAGCGAGACGAAAATCAAGTGTCACAGATATGGTTAAAAAACTTGAAAAACTTGGATACGTTGAGAGAAAACAGGATGAGCTAGATGCAAGGGTTATAAATGTGACTCTTAGCCCTAAAGGAATAGAGTTTCGAAAAACATTTTTGAAAATATCAAAGGCTCTTTTGGAAAAAGCCTATGGTGGTTTTGAAGAAGAGGAAAAAGAGATCTTGGTAAAATATCTTGGAAAAGTGAGAAAAAATTTCCAAGATATTTAA
- the msrA gene encoding peptide-methionine (S)-S-oxide reductase MsrA yields MKTITLAGGCFWGIEAYFKRVRGVVRTSVGYSNGSKENPDYKEVCSGKTGHAEVCKIDYDDSILPLDKILDHFFRLIDPTLLNRQGNDIGTQYRTGVYYSSDDDIPEIKEFVKSIAKKYSSEIVTEIEPLHNFFPAEDYHQEYLEKKPSGYCHINFSLLKDEEKQDPV; encoded by the coding sequence ATGAAGACAATTACACTTGCAGGTGGTTGTTTCTGGGGTATAGAGGCTTATTTCAAAAGAGTAAGAGGCGTAGTCCGTACAAGTGTAGGCTATTCCAACGGATCAAAAGAAAATCCAGACTACAAGGAGGTCTGCTCTGGAAAAACCGGTCATGCCGAGGTATGCAAGATTGATTATGACGATTCCATTCTACCTCTTGATAAAATCTTAGATCACTTTTTCAGACTCATTGATCCAACTCTTTTAAACAGACAGGGAAATGATATAGGTACCCAGTACAGAACCGGGGTCTATTATTCTTCAGATGATGACATCCCTGAAATAAAGGAATTTGTAAAATCCATAGCCAAGAAATATAGTTCAGAAATCGTGACAGAAATAGAACCCCTACACAATTTCTTCCCTGCAGAGGACTATCATCAAGAGTACCTTGAAAAAAAACCATCAGGCTACTGTCACATAAATTTTTCCCTCTTAAAAGATGAGGAAAAACAAGATCCCGTATAA
- a CDS encoding 4Fe-4S binding protein, whose amino-acid sequence MKFKAVFPLLLIFSLVVGNFFCGWVCPYGALQEFFGAIGDRIFTKKYKMPQNIQKYLMFSRYIVMALLVAGIGVGIYETVNGNKTFTSTASNFSGVIISASLIIMAGFLIVSTVFERPFCNYLCIDGTKFGIASLTRFFSVKRNKKSCVNCKKCNRVCPMNIAVSDKDSIRNPQCINCFECISSCPVKDTLSYGKIGIFLKKIGN is encoded by the coding sequence ATGAAATTTAAGGCTGTATTTCCACTACTGCTTATTTTTTCATTGGTAGTGGGTAATTTTTTCTGCGGATGGGTATGTCCATACGGAGCCCTTCAGGAATTTTTTGGTGCCATAGGGGACAGGATTTTTACAAAAAAATATAAGATGCCACAAAATATTCAAAAATATTTGATGTTTTCAAGATATATCGTTATGGCCCTCTTAGTTGCAGGTATAGGGGTAGGTATCTATGAAACTGTAAACGGTAATAAAACATTCACATCTACAGCAAGTAATTTTTCAGGTGTTATCATCTCAGCATCATTAATTATAATGGCTGGTTTTCTAATAGTTTCAACTGTATTTGAAAGGCCATTCTGCAATTATCTTTGCATAGACGGAACCAAGTTCGGGATTGCAAGCTTGACTAGATTTTTCTCAGTGAAGAGAAATAAAAAAAGTTGTGTAAACTGTAAAAAATGCAACAGAGTATGTCCTATGAATATTGCTGTGTCAGATAAGGATAGCATCAGAAATCCCCAGTGTATTAACTGTTTTGAGTGTATAAGCAGCTGTCCGGTAAAAGATACACTTTCATATGGGAAGATCGGAATATTCCTTAAGAAAATCGGCAACTAA
- a CDS encoding nitroreductase family protein has protein sequence MELTKAIKDRRSVRKFTDYYVTDEELNEAMEAARLAPSWANTQCSEFLALRDKKKIKELVENCYPKNPASACSLDASLVIVACYNRKKSGFYKETSFNDVGTWGMFDLGLACQNMMLKLHDLGLGSVVVGAYDSKKASEILGIEGDIQIAAIIPVGKPAVETKPVPRKELSKLLHIDKIK, from the coding sequence GTGGAATTGACAAAAGCAATAAAGGATAGAAGAAGTGTTAGAAAGTTTACAGACTACTATGTGACAGACGAAGAGCTAAATGAGGCAATGGAAGCGGCAAGACTTGCACCTTCTTGGGCAAACACTCAGTGTTCTGAATTCTTGGCCTTAAGAGATAAGAAAAAGATCAAAGAGCTTGTGGAAAACTGCTATCCAAAAAATCCGGCGTCGGCGTGTTCTTTAGATGCATCACTTGTAATAGTAGCGTGCTACAACAGAAAAAAATCAGGTTTCTACAAAGAGACTTCATTTAATGACGTTGGAACTTGGGGAATGTTTGACCTAGGACTAGCTTGTCAGAACATGATGTTAAAACTTCATGACCTAGGTTTAGGGAGTGTAGTAGTAGGTGCCTATGATTCTAAAAAAGCATCTGAGATACTTGGTATAGAGGGAGATATCCAGATAGCGGCTATTATACCTGTAGGTAAACCGGCAGTTGAGACAAAACCTGTTCCAAGAAAAGAACTTTCGAAACTTTTACATATAGATAAGATAAAATAA
- a CDS encoding YbaB/EbfC family nucleoid-associated protein, with protein MVRKLKAKGNNGQMDIMKQAQAMQQQMLVVQEGLKEKELETSVGGGAVTVKVNGQKEVLEIKLSDEILKEAVEDNDKEMLEDLLVSAVKEAVRQAEELAEKEMSKVTGGINIPGLV; from the coding sequence TTGGTAAGAAAGTTAAAGGCTAAAGGTAATAATGGTCAGATGGATATAATGAAGCAGGCACAGGCTATGCAGCAGCAGATGCTTGTAGTACAAGAGGGGTTAAAGGAAAAAGAGCTTGAGACTTCTGTAGGCGGAGGAGCAGTTACTGTAAAAGTAAACGGTCAGAAAGAGGTCCTTGAAATAAAGCTTTCAGATGAAATATTGAAAGAGGCAGTGGAGGATAACGACAAAGAGATGCTAGAAGATCTTCTTGTCTCAGCAGTAAAAGAAGCCGTTAGACAGGCTGAAGAGCTTGCTGAAAAAGAGATGTCAAAAGTAACTGGCGGAATCAACATTCCAGGCCTTGTCTAG
- a CDS encoding helix-turn-helix domain-containing protein, which yields MPEDRSNKVSCNNYRCEIELTLEVIGGKWKALILWELGNHGVIRFNEFQRYITEISQKMLTQQLRYLEKNKLITRKIYPVVPPMVEYSLTELGKKLIPILKEMDVWGKDYIFERDK from the coding sequence ATGCCAGAAGACAGATCAAATAAGGTTAGCTGCAATAATTATAGATGCGAAATAGAGCTCACTCTTGAGGTAATAGGAGGTAAATGGAAAGCCTTGATCCTCTGGGAACTTGGAAATCACGGGGTTATAAGATTTAATGAGTTTCAAAGGTATATAACAGAAATAAGTCAGAAGATGCTTACCCAGCAGCTTAGATATTTGGAAAAAAATAAATTAATCACTAGAAAAATTTATCCTGTTGTGCCTCCAATGGTTGAGTATTCTTTAACTGAATTAGGAAAAAAGCTCATCCCTATTTTAAAAGAAATGGATGTCTGGGGAAAAGATTATATATTTGAAAGAGATAAATAG